In Capsicum annuum cultivar UCD-10X-F1 chromosome 11, UCD10Xv1.1, whole genome shotgun sequence, one genomic interval encodes:
- the LOC107847465 gene encoding uncharacterized protein LOC107847465 isoform X4, whose amino-acid sequence MAEGNLDLPDDLLSSKTSDHSLTPKGNDDNKPYMGQLDISKDQAMVDSSIPLSPQWLYAKPSDIKMETRPPGSLSLGSSVDSSQKEIWRTDVSEDKKDWRRTTVETESGRRWREEERETGLLGWRERRKTDRRAEHDVNNRNLGLDTRRDNKWSSRWGPDDKEKENRSEKRIDVDKEDVHSDGQTFVANRTVSERESDSRDKWRPRHRMEGNSAAPSSYRAAPGFGKERGKVEGSNVGFNLGRGRSTGTIVRPSSGGAIGASPFENSVAGKSSVLSGIFCYPRGKTLDIYRRQKLGSSLCSMPENMEEAAPVTQVIAIEPLAFVVPDAEEGAVLSDMWEGKITGGGVSYNSLRKGQSMDNVTETGDMELKSPSADVTEETVGRLLKTSIGIEEANTYSFAYENGVKVKLDGGDNHEEQKGQLSEAIAMDGSSLTRKRTDNRDCFKDTSGSQSDIFANSFPDSGVTRAPIFENNQLHVAFDGSSKVSDDSSSVFVKSSSEIYWTNLLGRGIPPEELSLYYRDPQGEIQGPFLGGDIISWFDQGFFGMDLPVRLEDAPEDSPFFELGDVMPHLKFEHEYVGNANLSQDEPSVVLEEKLDSGLCSSPSVSEMVGSAALDGPSWSPSDLDGLGGHCIQSIPDHPARQFKAPYSQSKDSNDFVAQDEEIVFPGRPGSGGNPIGKTSTGLTDPSNIHHATPSTMSEGGVPDHEETLHPLGLLWSELKGTTGKGGPVSDVLFRGSGHDQVLNPGAARVGPLGAKMDSTSAVETWIDAYRRNAVSEPNIYQNAMDASRLLHQDHELNRFELADKLFSHQLQQQHPHNLMSSRNGHLNEATMEHGGSHNSIQQPQLASQTGWDLEHLMALQLQQQRQLQLQQLQQQQQFHQQQMLMKEQQSHARQLVLEQLLQSQVRDPSHTQSHLDAIRHSSALEQVLIKQQILSELQQHPHLPPRHAEPSIEHLIQANFGQIPPQGPQNDLMELLSRAKHGQLHPLEQQVLQQEQAHERLWQRLEMEEDRQIGAVWPVDETGQYLRNPGVARRANSGFGPLDIYQQQHIPPPEEHVSHLERNLSMQDRLQRGLYDTGFLPLERTMSVPGGGPGINLDAVNPLVRAQGLDMQDPNSRMHSAGHLPGFSTGIHLQSPHRPLFPNQFHAPNADTVENHWSERNGQSSAECMETRMQQLHLNSERQRRDFDVKRASDDQSLWMSAGANDDSSKRLLMELLHQKSGRQSTEQAEMTRGILFERGFNSSLFSATNSSSHSFNSLMDQDMSLKQAFTVGSYGSNSDLPPQRDHVDEIAGSLDVGERLSFKSHSGALAEAEPVFSCINDSSQLHLEARESIVRQAGVTTVEGEMPVNLLSRRTSLGTEGGILDFYNDKSDRGDSAAEEIPKEQIAVTSKMPDNILPKRPTILRVEGLSEIISDTFVRGKNPSDAMASDGGKRQTGGKSANQVPDAVTSGKKDGRFRRTASCSDADVSETSFSDMLKSNTKKPIAQEAHASEALDATQHARSGKKKGKKGRQIDPSLLGFKVTSNRIMMGEIQRIED is encoded by the exons ATGGCAGAAGGAAATCTTGATCTTCCTGACGATCTCCTTTCCTCTAAGACTTCCGATCACTCCTTGACCCCCAAAG GTAATGACGACAACAAGCCTTACATGGGACAGCTTGATATTTCCAAag ATCAAGCAATGGTGGACAGCAGCATTCCTTTGTCTCCGCAGTGGCTTTATGCCAAACCAAGTGACATAAAGATG GAAACACGTCCACCAGGCTCTCTGTCACTTGGAAGTTCTGTTGATTCAAGTCAGAAGGAGATTTGGCGTACAGATGTATCTGAGGACAAAAAGGATTGGAGAAGAACGACAGTGGAGACTGAGAGTGGCCGTCGGTGGCGTGAGGAAGAGAGGGAAACTGGCTTGCTTGGTTGGCGTGAACGAAGGAAAACTGATCGCCGTGCTGAGCATGATGTCAATAACCGCAATTTGGGGCTTGATACACGACGTGATAACAAGTGGTCTTCTAGGTGGGGTCCTgatgacaaagaaaaagaaaatcgcAGTGAGAAAAGGATAGATGTAGATAAGGAAGATGTTCATTCTGATGGTCAAACATTTGTGGCTAACCGTACCGTCTCAGAACGGGAGTCAGATTCTCGTGACAAGTGGCGTCCACGCCATAGAATGGAGGGCAACTCAGCAGCTCCAAGTTCCTATCGAGCTGCTCCAGGCTTTGGAAAGGAAAGAGGAAAAGTAGAAGGGTCAAATGTGGGATTTAACTTGGGTCGTGGGAGGTCTACTGGGACTATTGTAAGACCTTCCTCTGGGGGTGCGATTGGTGCTTCACCATTTGAGAATTCTGTTGCTGGAAAATCAAGCGTCTTGAGTGGCATATTTTGTTATCCAAGGGGGAAAACTCTTGACATATACCGCAGGCAAAAGCTTGGTTCATCTCTTTGTAGCATGCCTGAAAATATGGAAGAAGCAGCCCCAGTCACTCAAGTAATTGCTATTGAACCATTAGCATTTGTTGTTCCTGATGCTGAGGAGGGG GCTGTCCTCAGTGATATGTGGGAGGGTAAAATTACCGGTGGTGGTGTTTCTTACAATTCTCTAAGAAAGGGTCAATCAATGGATAACGTCACAG AAACAGGGGATATGGAGCTCAAAAGTCCATCAGCTGATGTCACTGAAGAGACAGTTGGTAGGTTACTGAAAACTTCAATAGGTATTGAAGAAGCCAATACCTACAGTTTTGCTTATGAGAACGGTGTCAAGGTCAAGTTGGATG GAGGAGATAATCATGAAGAACAGAAAGGCCAATTATCTGAAGCTATTGCTATGGATGGAAGTTCATTGACCAGGAAGAGAACTGATAATAGAGACTGCTTTAAAGATACTAGTGGGTCCCAATCTGATATTTTTGCGAACAGCTTTCCAGATTCCGGAGTAACCAGGGCTCCTATCTTTGAGAACAATCAACTACATGTTGCTTTTGATGGAAGTTCGAAGGTTTCTGATGATTCAAGTTCTGTATTTGTGAAGTCCTCTTCCGAAATCTATTGGACCAATCTTCTTGGAAGGGGTATTCCACCTGAGGAGTTGAGTTTGTATTATCGTGATCCTCAGGGAGAAATCCAGGGGCCATTTCTTGGAGGTGACATTATTTCATGGTTTGATCAGGGATTTTTTGGTATGGACTTACCAGTTCGCTTGGAAGATGCCCCTGAAGATTCACCTTTCTTTGAACTTGGTGATGTAATGCCgcatttgaaatttgaacatgagtaTGTTGGTAACGCCAATCTTTCCcaggatgaaccatctgttgtatTAGAGGAGAAATTGGATTCTGGTTTATGTAGCTCACCTTCAGTTTCTGAGATGGTTGGCTCTGCTGCCCTTGATGGCCCAAGCTGGAGTCCATCTGATTTAGATGGACTTGGTGGGCATTGTATTCAGTCAATACCTGATCATCCAGCTCGTCAATTTAAAGCTCCATATTCACAAAGTAAAGACTCTAACGATTTTGTTGCTCAAGATGAAG AGATTGTGTTTCCAGGAAGACCTGGAAGCGGTGGCAATCCTATTGGAAAAACTTCAACAGGCCTTACTGATCCTTCAAATATCCACCATGCAACACCAAGCACAATGTCTGAGGGTGGAGTTCCAGATCATGAAGAGACATTGCACCCACTTGGTTTATTATGGTCAGAACTCAAAGGCACTACTGGAAAGGGTGGTCCTGTCTCAGATGTTCTTTTTAGAGGAAGTGGCCATGATCAAGTTCTAAACCCTGGTGCTGCAAGGGTTGGGCCACTTGGTGCCAAGATGGACTCAACTTCTGCTGTGGAGACATGGATTGATGCTTATAGAAGAAATGCTGTATCTGAACCCAACATATATCAAAATGCTATGGATGCCAGCCGCTTGTTGCACCAGGACCATGAATTGAACCGGTTTGAGTTGGCAGACAAGCTGTTTTCCCACCAACTTCAGCAACAGCATCCTCATAATTTGATGTCTTCTCGTAATGGTCACTTAAATGAAGCAACGATGGAACATGGGGGAAGTCATAATTCAATACAGCAACCACAGTTGGCGAGTCAGACTGGGTGGGATCTAGAACACTTGATGGCGCTTCAGCTGCAGCAGCAGAGACAGTTACAGCTTCAGCAACTGCAACAACAGCAGCAGTTCCATCAACAGCAAATGCTAATGAAAGAACAACAATCCCATGCTAGGCAGCTGGTTCTTGAACAGTTATTGCAGAGTCAAGTACGTGATCCAAGTCACACACAATCACATCTTGATGCTATTAGGCATAGCAGTGCGCTGGAGCAGGTGTTGATAAAGCAACAAATTCTGAGTGAACTGCAACAGCATCCGCATCTTCCGCCCAGACATGCTGAACCATCTATTGAGCATCTCATTCAAGCAAATTTTGGTCAAATACCGCCTCAAGGGCCTCAAAATGATTTAATGGAACTCCTATCACGGGCAAAGCATGGACAGTTGCACCCGTTGGAGCAGCAAGTCCTTCAACAAGAGCAAGCACATGAGAGGCTATGGCAACGCCTGGAAATGGAGGAAGATAGACAGATTGGTGCTGTTTGGCCTGTTGATGAAACTGGTCAGTATCTACGAAATCCAGGTGTTGCTCGTCGAGCAAACTCTGGGTTTGGTCCATTGGATATTTACCAACAGCAACATATACCCCCTCCTGAAGAACATGTCAGTCATCTGGAAAGGAATTTGTCAATGCAGGATAGACTTCAGCGGGGTCTCTATGACACTGGATTTCTGCCTTTGGAACGGACAATGTCAGTACCTGGTGGTGGTCCTGGTATAAATTTGGATGCTGTAAATCCTCTAGTGCGCGCACAAGGTTTAGACATGCAAGATCCAAATTCAAGGATGCACTCAGCTGGTCATTTGCCTGGTTTCTCGACGGGCATCCACTTGCAATCTCCTCACCGTCCTCTATTTCCAAATCAATTTCATGCTCCAAATGCAGATACAGTTGAAAATCATTGGTCTGAAAGAAATGGTCAGTCATCAGCTGAATGTATGGAAACTAGGATGCAGCAACTACATCTTAACAGTGAGAGACAGAGAAGGGATTTTGACGTCAAAAGGGCTTCTGATGATCAAAGTTTGTGGATGTCAGCTGGTGCTAATGATGACAGTTCAAAGCGATTACTAATGGAACTGCTCCACCAAAAATCTGGCCGGCAGTCAACTGAGCAAGCAGAAATGACCCGAGGGATTTTGTTTGAGAGGGGCTTTAACTCTAGCCTCTTTTCTGCGACAAATTCTTCAAGCCATTCGTTCAACTCTCTTATGGACCAGGATATGAGTCTAAAACAAGCTTTTACTGTTGGGTCATATGGTTCTAATTCAGATTTGCCACCACAAAGAGATCATGTAGATGAGATTGCTGGTAGTCTTGATGTTGGTGAAAGATTGTCCTTCAAATCTCACTCCGGGGCTTTAGCTGAAGCTGAACCTGTCTTTTCCTGCATCAATGATTCCTCTCAG CTACATCTAGAGGCTCGTGAAAGTATCGTCAGGCAAGCTGGTGTGACGACTGTAGAAGGGGAAATGCCAGTTAACTTGCTCAGCAGGCGCACTTCACTTGGGACGGAAG GTGGAATTCTTGACTTCTATAATGACAAGAGTGATAGAGGGGATTCAGCTGCGGAGGAAATTCCTAAGGAACA GATCGCTGTGACATCAAAAATGCCAGATAACATCTTGCCGAAGCGTCCAACTATCTTGCGCGTTGAGGGTCTATCTGAGATAATTTCTGATACCTTTGTGAGAGGCAAAAATCCTTCAGATGCCATGGCTTCTGATG GGGGCAAGAGGCAAACAGGAGGTAAGTCAGCAAATCAAGTTCCTGATGCTGTGACGTCTGGAAAGAAAGATGGGCGCTTTCGACGAACTGCATCTTGTAGTGATGCTGATGTTTCAGAGACGTCATTCAGTGACATGCTTAAGAGTAACACTAAGAAGCCAATAGCTCAGGAGGCACATGCATCAGAGGCATTGGATGCAACACAGCATGCCCGTAGTGGtaagaagaaaggaaagaaaggaAGACAGATTGATCCTTCTCTTCTCGGATTCAAGGTTACAAGCAATCGCATCATGATGGGTGAGATACAACGGATAGAAGATTAG
- the LOC107847465 gene encoding uncharacterized protein LOC107847465 isoform X3 — protein MAEGNLDLPDDLLSSKTSDHSLTPKETSTGNDDNKPYMGQLDISKDQAMVDSSIPLSPQWLYAKPSDIKMETRPPGSLSLGSSVDSSQKEIWRTDVSEDKKDWRRTTVETESGRRWREEERETGLLGWRERRKTDRRAEHDVNNRNLGLDTRRDNKWSSRWGPDDKEKENRSEKRIDVDKEDVHSDGQTFVANRTVSERESDSRDKWRPRHRMEGNSAAPSSYRAAPGFGKERGKVEGSNVGFNLGRGRSTGTIVRPSSGGAIGASPFENSVAGKSSVLSGIFCYPRGKTLDIYRRQKLGSSLCSMPENMEEAAPVTQVIAIEPLAFVVPDAEEGAVLSDMWEGKITGGGVSYNSLRKGQSMDNVTETGDMELKSPSADVTEETVGRLLKTSIGIEEANTYSFAYENGVKVKLDGGDNHEEQKGQLSEAIAMDGSSLTRKRTDNRDCFKDTSGSQSDIFANSFPDSGVTRAPIFENNQLHVAFDGSSKVSDDSSSVFVKSSSEIYWTNLLGRGIPPEELSLYYRDPQGEIQGPFLGGDIISWFDQGFFGMDLPVRLEDAPEDSPFFELGDVMPHLKFEHEYVGNANLSQDEPSVVLEEKLDSGLCSSPSVSEMVGSAALDGPSWSPSDLDGLGGHCIQSIPDHPARQFKAPYSQSKDSNDFVAQDEEIVFPGRPGSGGNPIGKTSTGLTDPSNIHHATPSTMSEGGVPDHEETLHPLGLLWSELKGTTGKGGPVSDVLFRGSGHDQVLNPGAARVGPLGAKMDSTSAVETWIDAYRRNAVSEPNIYQNAMDASRLLHQDHELNRFELADKLFSHQLQQQHPHNLMSSRNGHLNEATMEHGGSHNSIQQPQLASQTGWDLEHLMALQLQQQRQLQLQQLQQQQQFHQQQMLMKEQQSHARQLVLEQLLQSQVRDPSHTQSHLDAIRHSSALEQVLIKQQILSELQQHPHLPPRHAEPSIEHLIQANFGQIPPQGPQNDLMELLSRAKHGQLHPLEQQVLQQEQAHERLWQRLEMEEDRQIGAVWPVDETGQYLRNPGVARRANSGFGPLDIYQQQHIPPPEEHVSHLERNLSMQDRLQRGLYDTGFLPLERTMSVPGGGPGINLDAVNPLVRAQGLDMQDPNSRMHSAGHLPGFSTGIHLQSPHRPLFPNQFHAPNADTVENHWSERNGQSSAECMETRMQQLHLNSERQRRDFDVKRASDDQSLWMSAGANDDSSKRLLMELLHQKSGRQSTEQAEMTRGILFERGFNSSLFSATNSSSHSFNSLMDQDMSLKQAFTVGSYGSNSDLPPQRDHVDEIAGSLDVGERLSFKSHSGALAEAEPVFSCINDSSQLHLEARESIVRQAGVTTVEGEMPVNLLSRRTSLGTEGGILDFYNDKSDRGDSAAEEIPKEQIAVTSKMPDNILPKRPTILRVEGLSEIISDTFVRGKNPSDAMASDGGKRQTGGKSANQVPDAVTSGKKDGRFRRTASCSDADVSETSFSDMLKSNTKKPIAQEAHASEALDATQHARSGKKKGKKGRQIDPSLLGFKVTSNRIMMGEIQRIED, from the exons ATGGCAGAAGGAAATCTTGATCTTCCTGACGATCTCCTTTCCTCTAAGACTTCCGATCACTCCTTGACCCCCAAAG AAACATCTACAGGTAATGACGACAACAAGCCTTACATGGGACAGCTTGATATTTCCAAag ATCAAGCAATGGTGGACAGCAGCATTCCTTTGTCTCCGCAGTGGCTTTATGCCAAACCAAGTGACATAAAGATG GAAACACGTCCACCAGGCTCTCTGTCACTTGGAAGTTCTGTTGATTCAAGTCAGAAGGAGATTTGGCGTACAGATGTATCTGAGGACAAAAAGGATTGGAGAAGAACGACAGTGGAGACTGAGAGTGGCCGTCGGTGGCGTGAGGAAGAGAGGGAAACTGGCTTGCTTGGTTGGCGTGAACGAAGGAAAACTGATCGCCGTGCTGAGCATGATGTCAATAACCGCAATTTGGGGCTTGATACACGACGTGATAACAAGTGGTCTTCTAGGTGGGGTCCTgatgacaaagaaaaagaaaatcgcAGTGAGAAAAGGATAGATGTAGATAAGGAAGATGTTCATTCTGATGGTCAAACATTTGTGGCTAACCGTACCGTCTCAGAACGGGAGTCAGATTCTCGTGACAAGTGGCGTCCACGCCATAGAATGGAGGGCAACTCAGCAGCTCCAAGTTCCTATCGAGCTGCTCCAGGCTTTGGAAAGGAAAGAGGAAAAGTAGAAGGGTCAAATGTGGGATTTAACTTGGGTCGTGGGAGGTCTACTGGGACTATTGTAAGACCTTCCTCTGGGGGTGCGATTGGTGCTTCACCATTTGAGAATTCTGTTGCTGGAAAATCAAGCGTCTTGAGTGGCATATTTTGTTATCCAAGGGGGAAAACTCTTGACATATACCGCAGGCAAAAGCTTGGTTCATCTCTTTGTAGCATGCCTGAAAATATGGAAGAAGCAGCCCCAGTCACTCAAGTAATTGCTATTGAACCATTAGCATTTGTTGTTCCTGATGCTGAGGAGGGG GCTGTCCTCAGTGATATGTGGGAGGGTAAAATTACCGGTGGTGGTGTTTCTTACAATTCTCTAAGAAAGGGTCAATCAATGGATAACGTCACAG AAACAGGGGATATGGAGCTCAAAAGTCCATCAGCTGATGTCACTGAAGAGACAGTTGGTAGGTTACTGAAAACTTCAATAGGTATTGAAGAAGCCAATACCTACAGTTTTGCTTATGAGAACGGTGTCAAGGTCAAGTTGGATG GAGGAGATAATCATGAAGAACAGAAAGGCCAATTATCTGAAGCTATTGCTATGGATGGAAGTTCATTGACCAGGAAGAGAACTGATAATAGAGACTGCTTTAAAGATACTAGTGGGTCCCAATCTGATATTTTTGCGAACAGCTTTCCAGATTCCGGAGTAACCAGGGCTCCTATCTTTGAGAACAATCAACTACATGTTGCTTTTGATGGAAGTTCGAAGGTTTCTGATGATTCAAGTTCTGTATTTGTGAAGTCCTCTTCCGAAATCTATTGGACCAATCTTCTTGGAAGGGGTATTCCACCTGAGGAGTTGAGTTTGTATTATCGTGATCCTCAGGGAGAAATCCAGGGGCCATTTCTTGGAGGTGACATTATTTCATGGTTTGATCAGGGATTTTTTGGTATGGACTTACCAGTTCGCTTGGAAGATGCCCCTGAAGATTCACCTTTCTTTGAACTTGGTGATGTAATGCCgcatttgaaatttgaacatgagtaTGTTGGTAACGCCAATCTTTCCcaggatgaaccatctgttgtatTAGAGGAGAAATTGGATTCTGGTTTATGTAGCTCACCTTCAGTTTCTGAGATGGTTGGCTCTGCTGCCCTTGATGGCCCAAGCTGGAGTCCATCTGATTTAGATGGACTTGGTGGGCATTGTATTCAGTCAATACCTGATCATCCAGCTCGTCAATTTAAAGCTCCATATTCACAAAGTAAAGACTCTAACGATTTTGTTGCTCAAGATGAAG AGATTGTGTTTCCAGGAAGACCTGGAAGCGGTGGCAATCCTATTGGAAAAACTTCAACAGGCCTTACTGATCCTTCAAATATCCACCATGCAACACCAAGCACAATGTCTGAGGGTGGAGTTCCAGATCATGAAGAGACATTGCACCCACTTGGTTTATTATGGTCAGAACTCAAAGGCACTACTGGAAAGGGTGGTCCTGTCTCAGATGTTCTTTTTAGAGGAAGTGGCCATGATCAAGTTCTAAACCCTGGTGCTGCAAGGGTTGGGCCACTTGGTGCCAAGATGGACTCAACTTCTGCTGTGGAGACATGGATTGATGCTTATAGAAGAAATGCTGTATCTGAACCCAACATATATCAAAATGCTATGGATGCCAGCCGCTTGTTGCACCAGGACCATGAATTGAACCGGTTTGAGTTGGCAGACAAGCTGTTTTCCCACCAACTTCAGCAACAGCATCCTCATAATTTGATGTCTTCTCGTAATGGTCACTTAAATGAAGCAACGATGGAACATGGGGGAAGTCATAATTCAATACAGCAACCACAGTTGGCGAGTCAGACTGGGTGGGATCTAGAACACTTGATGGCGCTTCAGCTGCAGCAGCAGAGACAGTTACAGCTTCAGCAACTGCAACAACAGCAGCAGTTCCATCAACAGCAAATGCTAATGAAAGAACAACAATCCCATGCTAGGCAGCTGGTTCTTGAACAGTTATTGCAGAGTCAAGTACGTGATCCAAGTCACACACAATCACATCTTGATGCTATTAGGCATAGCAGTGCGCTGGAGCAGGTGTTGATAAAGCAACAAATTCTGAGTGAACTGCAACAGCATCCGCATCTTCCGCCCAGACATGCTGAACCATCTATTGAGCATCTCATTCAAGCAAATTTTGGTCAAATACCGCCTCAAGGGCCTCAAAATGATTTAATGGAACTCCTATCACGGGCAAAGCATGGACAGTTGCACCCGTTGGAGCAGCAAGTCCTTCAACAAGAGCAAGCACATGAGAGGCTATGGCAACGCCTGGAAATGGAGGAAGATAGACAGATTGGTGCTGTTTGGCCTGTTGATGAAACTGGTCAGTATCTACGAAATCCAGGTGTTGCTCGTCGAGCAAACTCTGGGTTTGGTCCATTGGATATTTACCAACAGCAACATATACCCCCTCCTGAAGAACATGTCAGTCATCTGGAAAGGAATTTGTCAATGCAGGATAGACTTCAGCGGGGTCTCTATGACACTGGATTTCTGCCTTTGGAACGGACAATGTCAGTACCTGGTGGTGGTCCTGGTATAAATTTGGATGCTGTAAATCCTCTAGTGCGCGCACAAGGTTTAGACATGCAAGATCCAAATTCAAGGATGCACTCAGCTGGTCATTTGCCTGGTTTCTCGACGGGCATCCACTTGCAATCTCCTCACCGTCCTCTATTTCCAAATCAATTTCATGCTCCAAATGCAGATACAGTTGAAAATCATTGGTCTGAAAGAAATGGTCAGTCATCAGCTGAATGTATGGAAACTAGGATGCAGCAACTACATCTTAACAGTGAGAGACAGAGAAGGGATTTTGACGTCAAAAGGGCTTCTGATGATCAAAGTTTGTGGATGTCAGCTGGTGCTAATGATGACAGTTCAAAGCGATTACTAATGGAACTGCTCCACCAAAAATCTGGCCGGCAGTCAACTGAGCAAGCAGAAATGACCCGAGGGATTTTGTTTGAGAGGGGCTTTAACTCTAGCCTCTTTTCTGCGACAAATTCTTCAAGCCATTCGTTCAACTCTCTTATGGACCAGGATATGAGTCTAAAACAAGCTTTTACTGTTGGGTCATATGGTTCTAATTCAGATTTGCCACCACAAAGAGATCATGTAGATGAGATTGCTGGTAGTCTTGATGTTGGTGAAAGATTGTCCTTCAAATCTCACTCCGGGGCTTTAGCTGAAGCTGAACCTGTCTTTTCCTGCATCAATGATTCCTCTCAG CTACATCTAGAGGCTCGTGAAAGTATCGTCAGGCAAGCTGGTGTGACGACTGTAGAAGGGGAAATGCCAGTTAACTTGCTCAGCAGGCGCACTTCACTTGGGACGGAAG GTGGAATTCTTGACTTCTATAATGACAAGAGTGATAGAGGGGATTCAGCTGCGGAGGAAATTCCTAAGGAACA GATCGCTGTGACATCAAAAATGCCAGATAACATCTTGCCGAAGCGTCCAACTATCTTGCGCGTTGAGGGTCTATCTGAGATAATTTCTGATACCTTTGTGAGAGGCAAAAATCCTTCAGATGCCATGGCTTCTGATG GGGGCAAGAGGCAAACAGGAGGTAAGTCAGCAAATCAAGTTCCTGATGCTGTGACGTCTGGAAAGAAAGATGGGCGCTTTCGACGAACTGCATCTTGTAGTGATGCTGATGTTTCAGAGACGTCATTCAGTGACATGCTTAAGAGTAACACTAAGAAGCCAATAGCTCAGGAGGCACATGCATCAGAGGCATTGGATGCAACACAGCATGCCCGTAGTGGtaagaagaaaggaaagaaaggaAGACAGATTGATCCTTCTCTTCTCGGATTCAAGGTTACAAGCAATCGCATCATGATGGGTGAGATACAACGGATAGAAGATTAG